A genomic stretch from Spongiibacter nanhainus includes:
- a CDS encoding AraC family transcriptional regulator — MPKPANLKPGQVPLKYARNMLQVVTAQGYNPAELLHSLQFPVDPLAANADRDAMIDARLYTRLYRRVMWLLQDESFGLGLRQRTPAGSFRMLALFIIHCETLGQALQRAAEFMSFCRTLTDTPSGVKYPVQLLEDGSARFRFPDDGDLAGSGDVNQQRYTTAHTMAIWRRFCQWLIGKPLDLRSVHLQAPEPEKRAYFDQLFDTELVFGAEYNAFFMPSYTLDCPLVRTEDSLRRFLRDAPYHLLVSPDEDDSTLLSQMKRIVGNDLSHEFPSVVAMADRLHMSVRTLRRRLKEHGTTYQQFKDELRREHAMRWLNQPELKINAISALLGFDEPSAFHRSFKKWTGMTPGEYRTSRQSLTHDSAAPAATGNYKRSEFDGR, encoded by the coding sequence TTGCCTAAACCCGCCAACCTCAAACCCGGCCAAGTGCCCCTGAAATACGCCCGCAATATGCTGCAGGTGGTCACCGCACAGGGCTACAACCCTGCCGAATTGCTGCACTCTCTGCAGTTCCCGGTAGATCCGCTGGCGGCAAACGCCGACCGCGACGCCATGATTGATGCCAGACTTTATACCCGGCTTTATCGGCGGGTAATGTGGCTACTGCAAGACGAATCCTTTGGTCTGGGCCTGCGCCAACGCACCCCGGCGGGGAGTTTTCGCATGCTTGCCCTGTTTATCATCCACTGCGAAACCCTGGGCCAGGCACTGCAACGGGCGGCGGAGTTTATGAGTTTTTGCCGCACACTCACCGACACACCCAGCGGCGTAAAATATCCGGTGCAATTACTTGAGGACGGCAGTGCACGTTTTCGTTTTCCCGACGATGGCGACCTGGCCGGCAGTGGCGATGTCAATCAGCAGCGCTACACCACTGCCCACACCATGGCCATCTGGCGGCGCTTCTGCCAGTGGCTGATAGGCAAACCGCTGGATTTGCGCTCTGTGCACTTACAGGCTCCCGAGCCAGAAAAACGCGCCTATTTCGATCAGCTTTTTGATACCGAGTTGGTGTTTGGCGCCGAATACAATGCCTTCTTCATGCCCAGCTATACGCTGGACTGCCCGCTGGTGCGGACCGAGGATTCATTGCGGCGTTTCTTGCGGGACGCGCCCTACCATTTGCTGGTGTCACCAGATGAAGACGACAGTACCCTGCTATCCCAGATGAAACGCATTGTCGGCAATGATCTCAGCCACGAGTTTCCCAGCGTGGTGGCGATGGCGGATCGGTTACATATGTCGGTGCGAACCCTTCGCCGTCGGCTGAAGGAGCACGGCACCACCTACCAGCAGTTCAAAGATGAATTGCGCCGGGAACACGCCATGCGCTGGTTGAACCAGCCGGAGCTTAAGATCAATGCGATCTCGGCGCTATTGGGTTTTGATGAACCCAGCGCCTTTCATCGCTCTTTTAAAAAATGGACCGGGATGACGCCCGGTGAATACCGAACAAGCCGCCAGTCTCTCACCCACGATAGCGCGGCTCCCGCTGCGACTGGCAATTATAAAAGGTCAGAATTTGATGGACGCTAA
- a CDS encoding ABC transporter ATP-binding protein, which produces MTAIDPDSNLLTVDQLCLHFPQGKRLWGEPPVLRAVDGVSFKLDRGETLGLVGESGCGKSSLGKALLNLHRPTSGSVHYQGRDIAGLPEKQMRPLRRDLQMIFQDPFESLNSRHTVGAIVEEPLIIHRQGDRKSRQQRVMALLDRVGLPASAADKYPHEFSGGQRQRIGIARAIALTPKVLICDEAVSALDVSVQAQILNLLLEIQQELELSMLFISHDLSVVRHMSDRIAVMYLGKLVEVGDAEAIYQAPRHPYTQSLLAAIPSIGKTRVSHPVIAGDLPSPLIEQPGCGFYSRCPYRQADCKSQRPTLTPSGTPQQPARGQHHAACHYWQDISAGKLTPQN; this is translated from the coding sequence ATGACGGCGATTGATCCGGATTCTAATCTGCTGACGGTAGACCAACTGTGTCTGCATTTTCCCCAGGGCAAACGCCTTTGGGGTGAGCCACCGGTATTGCGGGCGGTGGATGGCGTCAGCTTCAAGCTCGATCGCGGCGAGACCTTGGGCCTGGTGGGCGAATCCGGTTGCGGCAAGAGCAGTCTGGGCAAAGCTCTACTGAACCTACACCGCCCTACCAGCGGCAGCGTGCATTATCAGGGTCGTGACATCGCCGGCTTGCCTGAAAAACAAATGCGGCCGCTGCGCCGGGATCTGCAAATGATTTTTCAGGATCCTTTTGAGTCCCTCAACAGCCGCCACACCGTCGGGGCCATTGTCGAGGAACCTCTGATTATCCACCGTCAAGGGGACCGTAAAAGCCGCCAGCAACGGGTAATGGCGCTATTGGATCGGGTTGGCCTGCCGGCGTCAGCCGCCGACAAATACCCCCATGAATTCTCTGGTGGGCAGCGCCAACGCATCGGCATTGCCAGGGCCATTGCTCTGACCCCAAAAGTGCTGATCTGCGACGAAGCGGTATCGGCTCTGGACGTCTCGGTGCAAGCACAAATCCTTAACCTGTTGCTGGAAATACAGCAGGAGCTGGAGCTGAGTATGCTGTTTATCTCCCACGATTTGTCGGTAGTCCGGCATATGAGCGACCGCATTGCGGTAATGTACCTGGGCAAGTTGGTCGAAGTCGGCGACGCTGAGGCCATTTATCAGGCGCCCCGCCACCCCTATACCCAGTCGCTTTTGGCTGCCATCCCCAGTATCGGCAAGACCCGGGTAAGCCACCCTGTGATCGCCGGTGACTTGCCATCACCGTTGATTGAGCAACCGGGCTGTGGCTTTTACAGCCGCTGCCCCTACCGCCAGGCCGACTGTAAGAGCCAGCGCCCGACCTTGACTCCCTCTGGCACACCCCAGCAACCGGCCCGCGGTCAACACCACGCTGCCTGCCATTACTGGCAAGACATCAGCGCGGGCAAACTCACGCCGCAGAATTAA
- a CDS encoding ABC transporter ATP-binding protein encodes MSTAPAAARSDDTPVLSVTDLAIALRDEQGQERTLVDGVQFHIAAGETLGLVGESGCGKSLTAMSILGLLPRPQARVCGGDIRYRNQALVDLDPSARRKLRSREIAVIFQDPMTALNPVQPIGRQIIEVLKLHFPQRKRRQHRQRAIDLLKDVGIPDPATRLGTYPHQLSGGMRQRVMIALALACEPALLIADEPTTALDVTIQSQIIDLLKSLQRNNGMAMLFITHDLGLVSQVSDHVAVMYAGKIVEENHAQYLFSAPCHPYTQGLLSALPGGQHAPKTPLRAMTGQVPSVENMPSGCRFANRCDRASAMCREQTPAMERSQHGGQVACHHWNELYDGD; translated from the coding sequence ATGAGTACTGCACCAGCTGCCGCCCGGTCAGACGACACGCCGGTGCTCTCGGTGACCGATCTGGCCATCGCCCTGCGGGACGAACAAGGCCAGGAGCGCACCCTGGTAGATGGAGTGCAGTTCCACATTGCCGCCGGCGAAACGCTGGGGCTGGTGGGCGAGTCTGGCTGTGGCAAAAGCCTCACTGCAATGTCGATATTAGGCCTACTGCCTCGGCCCCAAGCCCGGGTGTGCGGCGGTGACATTCGCTATCGCAATCAGGCTTTAGTCGACCTGGATCCCAGCGCTCGTCGCAAACTGCGCAGCCGGGAAATCGCGGTGATCTTTCAGGATCCCATGACAGCGCTGAATCCCGTACAGCCCATTGGTCGGCAGATTATTGAAGTCCTCAAGCTGCATTTTCCCCAGCGCAAACGCCGGCAACATCGGCAGCGCGCCATCGACCTGCTCAAGGACGTCGGCATCCCCGACCCCGCTACTCGGCTCGGCACCTACCCTCACCAATTGTCGGGTGGAATGCGGCAGCGGGTCATGATCGCCCTGGCACTGGCCTGCGAACCGGCGTTGCTGATTGCCGACGAACCTACCACCGCCCTGGATGTCACCATTCAGTCTCAGATTATTGATCTGCTGAAATCCCTACAGCGCAACAATGGCATGGCGATGCTATTTATCACCCACGACCTGGGCTTGGTGTCCCAGGTAAGTGACCACGTGGCAGTAATGTATGCCGGCAAAATCGTCGAGGAAAACCATGCACAATATTTGTTTTCCGCGCCCTGCCACCCCTATACCCAAGGCTTGCTCTCTGCTCTGCCAGGTGGACAGCACGCCCCCAAGACGCCTCTGAGGGCGATGACCGGGCAGGTCCCCAGCGTTGAAAACATGCCCAGCGGCTGCCGTTTTGCCAATCGCTGTGATCGCGCCAGCGCCATGTGCAGGGAGCAGACCCCGGCCATGGAACGCAGCCAACACGGCGGCCAGGTTGCCTGCCATCATTGGAACGAATTGTATGACGGCGATTGA
- a CDS encoding extracellular solute-binding protein: protein MSNDWNRKIWLVLGPLLLAVSLVLPLPTWAEAVGNEETTTNPERSLPDTLPANLEWQSNDADPIFASPKAKRGGRFRSFITTFPLTLRLVGPDSNGSFASYMRANNLSLVGIHPNTLNPIPELATHWAFGEDGHSIYYRLDPDARWSDGTPVTADDYTFALEFMRSKYILAPWYNNYYSEIIKDVVKYDRHTIGILGAVAKPREEMLFEYSISPVPQHYHQLDEHWVRDYNWKIAPNTGPYRISDIRKGKYIEFKRKDDWWANDKRYFKHRFNPDYLKVKLIRDINIAYQYFRKGELDSFTLLMPRLWHKKAQGEIYDQGYVAKIKFYNDVPQPIAGLFLNEDAPPLGDRRVRYAIAHALNIDKVINTVLRGDYERLQTAHEGYGDYSNTQIRARQFDIDKANAYLDEAGWDQRGEDGIRVKDGQRLSIRVTYYSSGHNDRLVILAQEARKAGIELKLQLLDASAAFKQILENKHQAAWMAWSGGGLSPRYWEFYHSVNAHKPQTNNITNTDNPEMDRKIEAYRQASDKATRVRLAKELEQLVYEQGSHIPTFKVPYTREAFWRWLKLPEFYGTRTSDQLFSPLGSSGGLFWIDEDAKHEIETAKSEGEALPPLYIEDRRWAQGGQNSERDSLQEASQ, encoded by the coding sequence ATGAGTAACGACTGGAACCGCAAAATTTGGCTAGTGCTAGGGCCATTGCTACTGGCTGTAAGTTTGGTATTACCGCTACCAACCTGGGCCGAAGCCGTCGGTAACGAAGAAACCACTACAAACCCGGAGCGATCTCTGCCGGACACCCTTCCCGCCAATCTGGAGTGGCAGAGCAACGACGCCGACCCGATATTTGCCAGCCCCAAGGCCAAACGGGGTGGTCGCTTTCGCAGCTTTATCACCACTTTTCCACTGACGCTTCGGCTGGTCGGCCCGGACTCCAATGGCAGCTTTGCCAGTTATATGCGGGCCAATAATCTAAGTTTGGTAGGCATTCACCCCAATACCCTCAACCCCATTCCCGAATTAGCGACGCACTGGGCTTTTGGTGAAGATGGCCACAGCATCTATTACCGCCTGGACCCCGATGCGCGCTGGAGCGACGGCACGCCGGTCACGGCCGATGACTACACCTTTGCACTGGAGTTCATGCGCTCTAAATACATTCTGGCGCCCTGGTATAACAACTACTACAGCGAAATCATCAAAGACGTGGTCAAGTACGACCGCCATACCATCGGCATACTGGGGGCGGTGGCCAAACCCCGGGAAGAGATGCTGTTTGAGTACAGCATCAGTCCCGTTCCCCAGCACTATCACCAGCTTGATGAGCATTGGGTACGTGACTACAACTGGAAGATAGCCCCCAACACCGGTCCCTACCGCATCAGCGATATCCGCAAGGGCAAGTACATCGAGTTCAAGCGCAAGGACGACTGGTGGGCCAACGACAAGCGCTACTTTAAGCACCGTTTCAACCCAGACTACCTCAAGGTCAAACTGATTCGGGACATCAATATCGCCTATCAGTACTTTCGCAAGGGCGAGCTGGACAGTTTTACGCTATTAATGCCAAGGCTGTGGCACAAGAAAGCACAAGGTGAAATCTACGACCAGGGCTACGTGGCCAAAATCAAGTTCTACAACGACGTGCCCCAGCCCATCGCCGGTCTGTTTTTGAACGAGGATGCGCCGCCACTGGGGGACCGCCGGGTGCGCTATGCCATCGCCCATGCCCTCAATATCGACAAGGTGATCAACACCGTGTTGCGGGGTGACTACGAACGCCTGCAAACCGCCCACGAGGGCTACGGTGATTACAGCAACACCCAAATCCGCGCCCGCCAATTTGACATTGACAAGGCCAATGCCTACCTGGATGAGGCCGGTTGGGATCAGCGCGGCGAAGATGGTATTCGCGTCAAGGACGGGCAGCGCTTAAGCATCCGGGTTACCTATTACAGCAGCGGCCACAATGACCGCCTGGTAATCCTCGCCCAGGAGGCCCGCAAAGCGGGGATCGAGCTAAAGTTACAGTTGCTGGATGCCTCAGCCGCCTTTAAGCAAATTCTCGAAAACAAACACCAGGCGGCCTGGATGGCCTGGTCGGGCGGTGGCCTGTCGCCCCGCTACTGGGAGTTTTATCACTCGGTCAACGCCCATAAACCCCAAACCAACAACATTACCAACACCGACAACCCGGAGATGGACCGCAAGATCGAGGCCTACCGCCAGGCCAGCGATAAAGCCACCCGGGTCCGCCTGGCCAAAGAACTTGAGCAACTGGTTTACGAGCAGGGCTCCCATATCCCCACCTTCAAGGTGCCCTACACCCGGGAAGCATTCTGGCGCTGGCTAAAATTGCCCGAGTTTTACGGCACTCGTACCAGTGACCAGCTGTTCAGCCCGCTGGGTAGCAGCGGCGGCCTGTTCTGGATCGATGAGGATGCCAAACACGAGATTGAAACGGCTAAATCTGAAGGCGAAGCCCTGCCACCTCTGTATATTGAGGACCGTCGATGGGCTCAAGGCGGCCAGAACAGCGAGCGAGATTCGCTTCAGGAGGCCAGCCAATGA